In the genome of Henningerozyma blattae CBS 6284 chromosome 5, complete genome, one region contains:
- the RPA135 gene encoding DNA-directed RNA polymerase I core subunit RPA135 (similar to Saccharomyces cerevisiae RPA135 (YPR010C); ancestral locus Anc_8.113), with protein MSQIIKPPKVSRTADFRTLERENRFINPPKDKSAYPLLHEAIEPHIGSFNALTEGPDGGLLNHAIKDIGEKVIFDAKTLNSSTSSNYLGNKLSVSVEQVSITKPSSNDGVTSAVERKVYPTETRQRLSTYKGKLLLKLKWSVNDGEETFSELKDCGGLPIMLQSNRCHLNNLSPYELVEKKEESDEFGGYFIVNGIEKLIRMLIVQRRNHPMAIIRPSFANRGASYSPYGIQLRSVRPDQTSQTNVLHYLNDGQVTFRFSWRKNEYLVPVIMILKALVDISDREIFDGIVGDDVKNSFLTDRLELLLRGFKNRYPQLHNRTQVLQYLGDKFRVVFQSSPDKSDYEVGKEVLNRIVLVHLGNSSIENESNSDKVRLLLFMIRKLYSLVAGECCPDNPDATQHQEVLLGGFLYGMIIKEKIDEYLQNILAQVRADINRGLAINFSDRKYMTRVLMRVNDNIGSKLQYFLSTGNLVSQSGLDLQQVSGYTVVAEKINFHRFLAHFRMVHRGSFFAQLKTTTVRKLLPESWGFLCPVHTPDGSPCGLLNHFAHKCRISTTQSDVSKIPAILYSLGVSPASQTYAAGPSLCCVQLDGKIVGWVSHEQGKIVADTLRFWKVEGKTDGLPLDLEIGYVPPSSKGQYPGLFLFAGHSRMMRPVRYLPLDKEDIVGPFEQTYMNIAVTPQEIQNNIHTHVEFTPTNILSILANLTPFSDFNQSPRNMYQCQMGKQTMGTPGVALCHRSDNKLYRLQSGQTPIVKANLYDEYGMDNFPNGTNAVVAVISYTGYDMDDAMIINKSADERGFGYGTMYKVEKVDLSLNRSRGDPITQHSGFGNDEWPKEWLEKLDEDGLPYIGTYVEEGDPICAYFDETTNRTKIKTYHSSEPGYIEEVNLIGDESNKSQEIQNITIKFRIRRTPQIGDKFSSRHGQKGVCSRKWPTIDMPFSETGIQPDIIINPHAFPSRMTIGMFVESLAGKAGALHGMAHDATPWIFNEDDTPADYFGEQLLSAGYNYHGNEPMYSGVTGEELRADIYIGVVYYQRLRHMVNDKFQVRSTGPVNSLTMQPVKGRKRHGGIRVGEMERDALIGHGTSFLLQDRLLNSSDYTQTAVCRDCGSILTTQRSVPRLGSVSSIRCRRCAVSLDQAKKMLEKTSDESIFINESHIWEDGQGNKFVGGSETTTVAIPFVLKYLDSELNAMGIKLRYNVEPK; from the coding sequence ATGAGTCAAATCATTAAGCCTCCCAAGGTTTCAAGAACTGCAGACTTTCGTACTCTAGAAAGAGAAAATAGATTCATCAATCCCCCAAAGGATAAATCTGCTTATCCTTTGTTACATGAAGCTATCGAACCTCATATTGGCTCATTCAATGCTCTAACTGAAGGTCCAGACGGTGGTCTTTTAAATCATgctattaaagatattgGCGAAAAAGTTATCTTTGACGCTAAGACTCTAAATAGTTCTACATCTTCCAATTATTTGGGTAACAAATTGTCTGTTAGTGTAGAACAAGTTTCAATTACCAAACCTTCTTCTAATGACGGTGTCACTTCAGCCGTTGAAAGAAAAGTTTACCCAACTGAAACTAGACAGAGATTATCTACCTATAAAGGGAAATTATtactaaaattaaaatggTCTGTTAATGATGGTGAAGAGACTTTCTcagaattaaaagattgtGGTGGGTTACCAATCATGTTACAAAGTAATAGATGCCatttaaacaatttatCACCTTATGAATtggttgaaaaaaaagaagaatctGATGAATTTGGTGGGtattttattgttaatgGTATTGAAAAGTTAATCAGAATGTTGATTGTACAACGTAGAAACCATCCAATGGCTATTATTAGACCATCTTTTGCAAATAGAGGTGCATCTTACTCTCCTTACGGTATTCAACTAAGATCGGTGAGACCAGATCAAACTTCTCAAACCAATGTtttacattatttaaatgatggTCAAGTCACTTTCAGATTCTCTTGgagaaaaaatgaatacTTAGTACCAGTTATTATGATTTTGAAAGCTTTAGTTGATATCAGTGACagagaaatatttgatggTATTGTTGGTGATGatgttaaaaattctttcttAACTGATCGTTTAGAATTATTGTTACGCGGTTTCAAAAATAGATATCCACAATTACATAACCGTACTCAAGTCTTACAATATCTAGGTGATAAATTTAGAGTCGTTTTCCAATCTTCTCCAGATAAATCAGATTATGAAGTCGGTAAGGAAGTTTTAAATCGTATCGTTTTAGTTCATTTAGGTAATTCCTCTATTGAAAACGAATCAAATTCTGATAAAGTcagattattattatttatgattagaaaattatattcattagTCGCTGGTGAATGTTGTCCTGATAATCCAGATGCCACTCAACATCAAGAAGTCTTATTAGGTGGTTTCTTATATGGTAtgattattaaagaaaaaattgatgaatatttacaaaatattcttgCTCAAGTTAGAGCTGATATTAATAGAGGTTTAGCCATTAATTTTTCCGATCGTAAATATATGACTAGAGTATTGATGAGAGTAAATGACAACATTGGTTCAAAGTTACAATATTTCCTCTCGACTGGTAATTTGGTTTCTCAGTCTGGGTTGGATTTACAACAAGTTTCTGGTTACACTGTAGTTGCAGAAAAGATTAATTTCCATCGTTTCTTGGCTCATTTCAGAATGGTGCATAGAGGTTCTTTCTTTGCTCAATTGAAAACTACAACAgttagaaaattattaccagAATCTTGGGGGTTCTTATGTCCAGTTCATACCCCAGATGGTTCTCCATGTGgtttattaaatcatttcGCACATAAATGTCGTATTTCTACAACTCAATCTGATGTATCTAAGATTCCAgcaattttatattctttggGTGTCTCTCCTGCTTCTCAAACCTATGCTGCTGGCCCATCTTTATGTTGTGTTCAATTAGACGGTAAGATCGTTGGTTGGGTTTCTCATGAACAAGGTAAGATTGTTGCTGACACTTTAAGATTTTGGAAAGTAGAAGGCAAAACCGATGGTCTACCATTAGATTTAGAAATTGGTTATGTACCACCATCATCTAAGGGTCAATATCCAGGGTTATTCTTATTTGCTGGCCATTCAAGAATGATGCGTCCAGTTCGTTACTTGCCACTAGATAAAGAAGATATTGTTGGTCCATTTGAACAAACTTATATGAATATTGCTGTTACTCCacaagaaattcaaaataatatccaTACCCATGTAGAATTTACTCCAACCAATATTTTGTCAATCCTAGCTAATTTGACTCCATTCTCTGATTTCAATCAATCTCCAAGAAATATGTACCAATGTCAAATGGGTAAGCAAACAATGGGTACTCCTGGTGTTGCATTATGTCATCGTtctgataataaattgtaTAGATTACAATCTGGTCAAACACCAATTGTTAAAGCTAACTTGTATGATGAATATGGTATGGATAATTTCCCTAATGGTACCAATGCTGTTGTTGCAGTTATTTCTTATACTGGTTATGATATGGATGATGCGATGATTATCAATAAATCAGCAGATGAAAGAGGCTTTGGTTACGGTACTATGTACAAAGTTGAAAAGGTCGATTTGTCATTAAATAGATCGAGAGGTGATCCAATTACTCAACATTCCGGTTTTGGTAACGACGAATGGCCAAAGGAATGGttggaaaaattagatgaagatggTTTACCATATATTGGTACTTATGTTGAGGAAGGTGACCCAATTTGTGCTTACTTCGATGAAACTACTAATAGAACTAAGATTAAGACATATCATTCTTCTGAACCAGGTTATATTGAAGAGGTAAATTTAATTGGTGACgaatcaaataaatctcaagaaatacaaaatattaccaTCAAGTTCCGTATCAGAAGAACGCCTCAAATTGGTGATAAATTCTCATCTAGACATGGTCAAAAAGGTGTTTGCTCAAGAAAATGGCCAACTATTGATATGCCTTTTAGTGAAACTGGTATACAACCagatattatcattaatcCACATGCTTTCCCATCTCGTATGACTATTGGTATGTTCGTTGAATCCTTAGCTGGTAAGGCTGGTGCTTTACATGGTATGGCACATGATGCTACCCCTTGGatatttaatgaagatgatacCCCAGCCGATTATTTTGGTGAACAATTGCTATCTGCAGGCTATAACTACCATGGTAATGAACCGATGTATTCTGGTGTGACTGGTGAGGAATTGAGAGCTGACATCTATATTGGTGTTGTTTACTATCAAAGATTACGTCATATGGTTAACGATAAGTTCCAAGTTCGTTCTACTGGTCCAGTTAATAGTCTAACCATGCAACCTGTGAAGGGTAGAAAGAGACATGGTGGTATTCGTGTTGGTGAAATGGAAAGAGATGCTCTGATAGGTCATGGTACTTCATTTTTGTTGCAAGATCGTCTGTTAAATTCTTCAGACTACACACAAACTGCAGTTTGTCGTGACTGTGGCTCTATATTAACAACTCAAAGAAGTGTACCAAGATTGGGTTCAGTCAGCAGCATACGTTGTCGTAGATGTGCTGTTTCATTAGACCAAGCTAAGAAAATGTTGGAAAAAACTAGTGATGAAAGTATCTTTATCAACGAATCTCATATTTGGGAGGATGGACAAggtaataaatttgttgGTGGTAGCGAAACTACAACAGTTGCTATTCCATTcgttttgaaatatttagattCCGAGTTAAATGCTATGGGTATTAAATTACGTTATAATGTTGAACCAAAATAA